Proteins from a single region of Abyssalbus ytuae:
- the recO gene encoding DNA repair protein RecO translates to MIVNTRAVVLSSLKYNDTSLIVKCFTQSDGIKSYLLKGILTSKRGRLKTAYFQPLMQLEIVARHKNKGTLESIHEVKPACHYNTLHSNLSKNALCIFLSEMLSFSIYEEEQNIPLFNYLEYSLTWLDNNETVANFHISFLLGLTKYLGFSPDEESTHLPFFDLQEGIFSHTKPLTPYIEGNNLKNFRSFLGIIFDDIHNVKMNNIQRLELLNTVILYFELHLHGFRKPKSLQVLSQVFH, encoded by the coding sequence ATGATTGTTAATACCAGGGCTGTGGTTTTGTCATCGTTAAAGTATAATGACACCAGCCTTATTGTAAAATGCTTTACACAGTCTGATGGGATTAAATCCTATTTGCTGAAAGGAATATTAACCTCCAAAAGAGGCAGGTTGAAAACTGCCTATTTTCAACCTTTAATGCAATTGGAAATAGTTGCCCGCCATAAAAATAAGGGCACCCTGGAGAGTATTCATGAAGTTAAACCTGCCTGTCATTATAATACCCTTCACAGTAACTTGTCTAAAAATGCACTATGTATTTTTTTGTCAGAGATGCTTTCATTTTCAATTTATGAAGAAGAGCAAAACATACCTCTATTCAATTACCTTGAATATTCTTTAACCTGGCTGGACAATAATGAAACAGTAGCTAATTTTCATATATCTTTTTTGCTGGGATTAACCAAATATTTAGGATTCAGTCCGGATGAAGAAAGCACTCATTTACCTTTTTTTGATTTACAGGAAGGAATATTTTCACACACTAAACCCCTCACCCCATATATAGAAGGTAATAATCTTAAAAATTTCAGAAGCTTTTTAGGTATAATTTTTGATGATATACATAACGTAAAAATGAATAATATTCAAAGGTTAGAACTGTTAAACACAGTAATATTATATTTTGAATTACATTTACACGGATTTAGAAAACCTAAGTCCCTTCAGGTATTAAGCCAGGTTTTTCACTAA
- the gdhA gene encoding NADP-specific glutamate dehydrogenase, with translation MEDKIKAFMDEVRARNTHEPEFLQAVQEVAETTIPFIAQHDIYNGKNILLRMVEPERAITFRVPWVDDKGEIHVNRGYRIQMNSAIGPYKGGLRFHPTVNMSILKFLAFEQVFKNSLTTLPMGGGKGGSDFDPKGKSDDEVMRFCHSFMSELCRHIGPNTDVPAGDIGVGAREIGYLFGMYKKIKNEFTGVLTGKGLSWGGSLIRPEATGYGTVYFAQSMLERKGESFEGKKVVISGSGNVAQFAAEKATQLGGKVITLSDSSGYIYDKDGITPEKLAHVMYLKNEKRVRIYEYLKKYPAAEYHENKTPWEVPCDIALPCATQNELNVNDAKKLIKNGCLCVAEGANMPSTPEAVHEFHNGKILFAPGKASNAGGVATSGLEMSQNSLRISWTREEVDDRLRGIMKNIHDKCIEFGDENGYINYVKGANIAGFVKVADAMLAQGVV, from the coding sequence ATGGAAGACAAAATTAAAGCATTTATGGATGAAGTACGGGCTCGCAATACTCATGAGCCTGAATTTTTGCAAGCAGTACAGGAAGTAGCTGAAACAACTATACCCTTTATTGCACAACATGATATATATAACGGAAAAAACATTTTATTGCGTATGGTGGAGCCTGAAAGAGCCATTACTTTTAGGGTTCCCTGGGTTGATGATAAAGGAGAAATACACGTAAACAGAGGGTACAGAATACAAATGAACTCTGCTATAGGCCCTTATAAAGGAGGTTTGCGTTTTCATCCTACGGTAAATATGAGTATTCTTAAGTTTTTAGCTTTTGAACAGGTTTTTAAAAACAGTCTAACTACCTTACCCATGGGGGGAGGTAAAGGAGGGTCGGATTTTGATCCCAAAGGAAAATCAGATGATGAAGTTATGCGTTTTTGTCACAGTTTTATGTCAGAATTATGCAGGCACATTGGCCCTAATACCGATGTTCCTGCAGGGGATATTGGTGTTGGCGCCCGGGAAATCGGCTATTTGTTCGGAATGTACAAAAAAATAAAAAATGAATTTACAGGAGTGCTTACCGGTAAAGGATTAAGTTGGGGAGGTTCCTTAATAAGGCCGGAAGCTACCGGTTACGGAACCGTTTATTTTGCCCAAAGTATGCTGGAAAGAAAAGGAGAAAGCTTTGAAGGTAAAAAAGTAGTTATTTCAGGGTCAGGTAATGTGGCACAGTTTGCTGCCGAAAAAGCAACCCAGCTAGGAGGAAAGGTAATAACTCTGTCCGATTCATCAGGATATATATACGACAAAGATGGAATAACCCCGGAAAAACTGGCTCATGTAATGTACCTGAAAAATGAAAAAAGGGTACGCATATATGAATATCTTAAAAAATATCCTGCTGCAGAGTATCATGAAAATAAAACCCCGTGGGAAGTTCCTTGTGATATTGCTTTACCATGTGCTACCCAAAATGAATTAAATGTAAATGATGCCAAAAAACTTATTAAAAACGGGTGTCTTTGTGTAGCCGAAGGAGCTAATATGCCTTCTACCCCTGAGGCTGTTCATGAGTTTCATAATGGTAAAATACTTTTTGCCCCCGGAAAAGCCTCTAATGCAGGTGGTGTGGCAACATCTGGATTGGAAATGTCTCAAAACTCATTGCGTATAAGCTGGACTAGAGAGGAAGTAGATGACAGATTAAGAGGTATTATGAAGAATATCCATGACAAGTGTATAGAGTTTGGTGACGAAAACGGTTATATAAACTATGTGAAAGGAGCTAATATTGCAGGCTTTGTTAAAGTAGCTGATGCAATGCTGGCTCAAGGAGTTGTTTAA
- a CDS encoding DUF3298 and DUF4163 domain-containing protein, with product MKNIYILLIVTGFLGCEKDVSLTFSSKKINSETCNNCPAIDIDVPQAIPENKVSTKINDHITGFAINILNYSEDHAVKNIEEGIKVFNSDFKSLNNNFSDSMIAWEASIQGKVSFINDEIASLKFEHYLFTGGAHGYGGNSFLNFNVNNGDKIKNEELFKDYKKFRDFAEKKFRVQENIPEGESINSTGFLFEDDIFILPANIGFTNEGIELIYNPYEINVYSEGNVILKIPFEEVNEFLAIK from the coding sequence TTGAAAAATATATATATTTTATTAATAGTAACAGGCTTTTTAGGATGTGAAAAAGATGTTTCTTTAACCTTTTCCTCTAAAAAAATAAATTCGGAAACCTGTAATAATTGTCCGGCAATTGATATTGATGTGCCCCAAGCTATCCCTGAGAATAAAGTATCAACTAAAATAAACGATCATATTACCGGATTTGCGATTAACATTTTAAATTATTCGGAAGACCATGCTGTTAAAAATATTGAAGAAGGAATTAAGGTTTTTAACAGTGATTTTAAAAGCCTTAATAATAATTTTAGTGACTCTATGATTGCGTGGGAGGCTTCCATACAAGGAAAAGTTTCTTTTATAAATGATGAGATTGCAAGTTTAAAGTTTGAACATTATTTATTTACCGGAGGGGCGCATGGCTATGGAGGAAATTCTTTTCTGAACTTCAATGTTAACAACGGTGATAAAATAAAAAATGAAGAGTTATTTAAAGACTATAAAAAGTTCAGGGATTTTGCCGAAAAGAAATTCAGGGTACAGGAAAATATCCCCGAAGGGGAAAGCATTAACAGCACGGGGTTTTTGTTTGAAGATGATATTTTTATTTTACCTGCCAACATCGGCTTTACCAATGAGGGTATAGAGCTCATTTACAATCCGTATGAAATAAATGTATATTCCGAAGGCAATGTAATTTTAAAGATTCCCTTTGAAGAAGTAAATGAGTTCCTGGCAATTAAATAA
- a CDS encoding DinB family protein, which produces MIEKELDILEKTRALILKMVEPLSIDQINIIPPGFNNNVAWNFAHLVVTQQLICYKLSGVDGYIDEEKINRYRKGTAPDPQRKMTGEEFKYYKEQFILNVERLKKDYHNHIFTSYTSYTTSVNVTLNNIEEAVAFNNVHEGIHLGTILALRKLI; this is translated from the coding sequence ATGATAGAAAAAGAACTGGACATTCTTGAAAAAACAAGAGCACTTATCTTAAAGATGGTTGAACCGCTTTCTATTGATCAGATAAATATTATTCCGCCAGGGTTTAATAATAATGTTGCATGGAATTTTGCTCACCTTGTAGTTACACAACAGTTAATTTGTTATAAATTATCGGGAGTAGATGGTTACATTGATGAGGAAAAAATTAACAGGTATAGAAAAGGTACGGCCCCTGACCCTCAAAGAAAAATGACCGGGGAAGAGTTTAAATACTACAAAGAACAATTTATATTAAATGTAGAAAGGCTGAAAAAGGATTACCACAACCATATTTTTACCTCTTACACTTCATATACCACAAGCGTGAATGTGACTTTAAATAATATAGAAGAGGCCGTGGCTTTTAACAATGTTCATGAAGGAATTCATTTAGGAACCATACTTGCGCTACGAAAGCTCATTTAG
- a CDS encoding T9SS type B sorting domain-containing protein — protein MKTYLLCIFLVLPFFFVKAQCSGDVGSRILTVTNDHPSFPSGVCFNDVINFAAVVEGSTSTTLVFQWQESGDGGNSWTDIPAEVNNTFSLTVTNNNYLYRFQVSEAADAGNAACTFFSPSVTVTYFDVSSNPVDAVSQCDLNGDGQETFDLTAAVPQIINGDSPANYNITFHASLAAAQAGSAPFANPGAFVNTSIPTQQIFVRVENIATGCVATHVFSIEVYTVPPVNTPVTLSQCDDNSDGISVFDLNDANPLVINNPANFTITYYNTLTGATNQDAADEIINVDTFSDSASSQVFANVSDNQGCGSSVATVNLQTTASQIDPAYVFLVNQCDDNTGGGVVNDGVATFNLTQAQNAIISQFPPADQPDLQVSFYETQAEALTQQNQIPLTGYQNTSSPFSQNLFVRVNNTNNNSCYGLGEHVTLSVSQQPEFEVESPQYICLNDLPKTLTVLNPQDDYTYVWYRNGNDQTGVVGIDRIAEVYSPGTYTVVATNADGSGCSTEMEIEVLPSSIATITNVITDMTSPNSTVTIEFEGYSDDYEYNIDFQPFENTHISQLSGSQGEVITYQAYIENPMGGYQTIRVRDRHGCGVAIEEVCVLGFPRFFTPNGDGVNDRWQIFGAEDDCFDNAIVNIFDRFGKLVKQFSSEDDGWNGTFNGRPLPATDYWFTVKFANENMDVYKGHFSLKR, from the coding sequence ATGAAAACTTACTTACTTTGCATTTTTTTGGTTTTACCATTTTTTTTTGTTAAAGCACAATGTAGCGGCGATGTTGGAAGCAGAATTCTTACTGTCACTAATGATCATCCGTCTTTTCCATCAGGGGTGTGTTTTAACGATGTTATAAACTTTGCAGCAGTTGTAGAGGGCAGTACCTCAACCACATTGGTTTTTCAATGGCAGGAAAGTGGTGACGGAGGAAATAGCTGGACAGATATTCCTGCTGAAGTCAATAACACCTTTTCTTTAACAGTTACAAATAATAATTACCTGTATCGTTTTCAGGTGAGTGAGGCAGCAGACGCCGGTAATGCAGCATGTACATTTTTTTCTCCATCAGTAACGGTAACCTATTTCGATGTTTCCTCCAATCCGGTGGATGCTGTTTCTCAATGTGATTTAAATGGCGACGGACAGGAAACGTTTGACCTCACGGCAGCAGTGCCGCAAATAATAAACGGTGATTCCCCTGCAAATTACAACATTACTTTTCATGCAAGTTTGGCCGCAGCCCAGGCAGGAAGTGCACCATTTGCAAATCCGGGGGCTTTTGTTAATACCTCCATTCCTACACAGCAAATTTTTGTAAGGGTGGAAAATATAGCCACGGGTTGTGTGGCCACCCATGTATTTTCAATAGAAGTTTATACTGTGCCCCCAGTGAATACACCGGTCACTTTATCACAATGCGATGATAATTCAGATGGCATTTCGGTTTTTGATTTAAATGATGCCAATCCACTTGTTATAAATAACCCGGCTAATTTCACAATTACTTACTATAATACCTTAACAGGAGCCACCAATCAGGATGCTGCAGATGAAATAATCAATGTTGATACATTTTCTGATTCTGCTTCATCACAAGTATTTGCCAATGTAAGTGATAACCAGGGGTGTGGGAGTAGCGTGGCTACGGTAAATTTACAAACCACTGCCTCGCAAATAGATCCTGCATACGTTTTTTTAGTTAATCAGTGTGATGATAATACAGGGGGAGGTGTAGTGAATGACGGTGTGGCAACTTTTAATTTAACTCAAGCGCAAAATGCCATAATTTCTCAGTTTCCTCCGGCCGATCAGCCTGATTTACAAGTCTCTTTTTATGAAACCCAGGCAGAGGCCCTTACACAACAAAATCAAATTCCGCTAACAGGATATCAAAATACATCCTCACCTTTTTCCCAAAATTTATTTGTAAGGGTAAATAATACAAATAATAACTCATGTTATGGTTTAGGAGAGCATGTAACCCTTAGTGTAAGCCAGCAACCGGAATTTGAAGTAGAATCACCCCAATACATATGTTTAAATGATTTACCTAAAACCTTGACTGTACTAAATCCACAGGATGATTACACTTATGTATGGTACCGCAATGGCAATGATCAAACCGGGGTGGTAGGAATAGACAGGATTGCAGAAGTATATTCTCCGGGAACTTATACAGTGGTGGCTACCAATGCCGATGGCAGTGGATGTAGTACCGAAATGGAAATTGAAGTTTTGCCTTCCAGCATAGCGACTATAACAAATGTAATAACCGATATGACTTCACCCAACAGTACTGTTACAATAGAGTTTGAAGGATATAGCGATGATTATGAATACAACATAGATTTTCAACCTTTTGAAAATACCCATATTAGCCAACTTTCAGGTTCCCAGGGAGAGGTTATTACATATCAGGCCTATATTGAAAACCCGATGGGAGGTTACCAAACCATAAGAGTAAGAGACAGGCACGGTTGTGGTGTAGCTATAGAAGAAGTTTGCGTTTTAGGATTTCCACGATTTTTTACCCCTAATGGGGATGGAGTTAATGACCGGTGGCAAATTTTTGGTGCAGAAGATGATTGTTTTGACAATGCTATAGTGAATATTTTTGACAGATTTGGTAAATTGGTAAAACAGTTTTCTTCGGAAGACGATGGTTGGAACGGAACTTTCAATGGCAGGCCTTTACCGGCTACCGATTATTGGTTTACAGTTAAGTTTGCCAATGAAAATATGGACGTTTATAAAGGACACTTTTCTCTAAAAAGATAA
- a CDS encoding arsenate reductase family protein translates to MKKIYYLKTCNTCMRIIKELQPLNGFILQDIKEEPVTVKQIEEMHRLSGSYEALFSKRAKLYKERGLKNEFLTERDFKELILEHYTFLKRPVIIVNDKIFAGNNKKTVEEAKKTIHE, encoded by the coding sequence ATGAAAAAAATATACTATTTGAAAACATGCAACACCTGCATGAGAATTATTAAAGAGTTACAACCTTTAAACGGGTTTATTCTTCAAGATATTAAGGAAGAACCTGTTACGGTTAAACAAATTGAAGAAATGCACCGGTTATCGGGTTCTTATGAAGCATTATTTAGCAAAAGAGCCAAGTTGTATAAAGAACGTGGCCTTAAAAATGAATTTCTCACAGAAAGAGATTTTAAAGAGCTTATTTTAGAACATTATACTTTTTTAAAACGCCCTGTTATAATTGTAAATGATAAAATTTTTGCCGGTAACAACAAAAAAACTGTAGAAGAGGCAAAAAAAACAATACATGAATAA
- a CDS encoding DMT family transporter has translation MNKRTFALLAGFGATLIYGLNFTIAKSVMPEHIKPFGFILLRVIGASVLFWITSLFYKEEKVHTSDWPRFVAVSVFGMAANMLSFFKGLDMTTPINGAVIMTSSPILVLILSVLIIKEKITWTKSLGVFTGLVGALILILYGAGTNEHATNITVGNFLIFINATCYGLYLILAKPLTKKYHTFTILKWAFLIGIVINLPFTITEFSEVGWTTLPLKAILAMIFVVAGSTYLTYLLNVFALNQLKASTLSAFIYLQPFIATVFAVAVGSDTLSLIKIAAALMIFVGVYLVTKRVKTSK, from the coding sequence ATGAATAAAAGAACGTTTGCTTTACTGGCAGGTTTTGGGGCTACTCTTATTTACGGGCTCAACTTTACCATAGCTAAAAGTGTAATGCCGGAACACATAAAACCTTTTGGTTTTATATTGTTACGGGTTATAGGAGCTTCTGTATTGTTCTGGATTACGTCTCTTTTTTATAAGGAAGAAAAGGTACACACCTCGGACTGGCCCAGGTTTGTAGCAGTTTCGGTTTTTGGAATGGCTGCAAACATGTTGAGTTTTTTTAAAGGTCTTGATATGACTACCCCAATAAACGGAGCGGTAATTATGACTTCCAGTCCTATTCTTGTGTTAATACTTTCGGTGTTAATTATTAAGGAAAAAATTACCTGGACAAAATCACTGGGTGTATTTACCGGGCTTGTGGGAGCTTTGATCCTTATTTTATACGGAGCCGGAACAAATGAGCATGCCACGAATATTACTGTAGGTAACTTCTTGATTTTTATAAATGCCACTTGTTACGGCTTATATTTAATTCTTGCAAAACCCCTCACCAAAAAGTATCATACTTTTACCATCTTAAAATGGGCTTTTTTAATTGGAATTGTGATCAATCTTCCTTTTACAATTACTGAATTTTCAGAAGTTGGCTGGACAACTCTTCCTTTAAAAGCAATATTGGCAATGATTTTTGTAGTGGCCGGATCTACTTATTTAACTTATTTATTAAATGTATTTGCGTTAAACCAACTTAAAGCATCAACATTAAGTGCTTTTATATATCTACAGCCGTTTATTGCGACGGTTTTTGCAGTTGCAGTAGGAAGTGACACCTTGAGTTTAATTAAAATTGCTGCAGCTTTAATGATATTTGTGGGTGTTTATCTGGTGACCAAACGTGTAAAAACCTCAAAATAA
- a CDS encoding acyl-CoA thioesterase has product MYLKEFEIRWNDLDANRHLANKAYIEYAAHTRMSFLVEHGFDQRLLSKYNIGPVVFYEHIYYFKEAFSGKPVRVSLDLKGLSEDGMFFEFGHNYYDHAGKNFAHCEMMGGWLDLKTRKLISLPDELVHFFDKIKRPSDFRILTKADTRKHIKSPVDLF; this is encoded by the coding sequence ATGTACTTAAAAGAATTTGAAATTAGATGGAATGACCTTGATGCAAACAGGCATTTGGCAAATAAGGCCTACATAGAATATGCGGCTCATACACGTATGTCATTTTTGGTTGAACATGGGTTTGACCAGAGATTACTTTCAAAATATAACATTGGGCCTGTGGTTTTTTATGAGCACATCTATTACTTTAAAGAAGCATTTTCAGGAAAACCGGTAAGGGTGTCGTTAGACTTAAAAGGATTGAGTGAGGATGGAATGTTTTTTGAGTTTGGACATAATTATTACGATCATGCAGGAAAGAATTTTGCTCATTGTGAAATGATGGGAGGCTGGCTTGATTTAAAAACCAGAAAATTAATTAGCTTACCAGATGAACTTGTTCATTTTTTTGATAAAATTAAACGCCCTTCTGACTTCAGGATTTTAACTAAAGCAGATACAAGAAAACATATCAAAAGTCCTGTTGATTTATTTTGA
- a CDS encoding YheT family hydrolase, which translates to MPVISSNYNPPHLFKNGHFSTIYSSLMRKVNGVLQERERITLPDGDFLDLDWSFSTKTTNKLVIVLHGLEGNAQRPYMAGTAKVFNKNNFDAVCINFRSCSGETNSLYKSYHSGATEDLEAVIEYIVSDKKYDTIILTGFSLGGNVTLKYLGERDTVPKQIKAAIAVSVPCFLYGSMLELHKTKNVLYAKNFKKHLLEKLKWKQKYFPELITDEDLKKIITLKDFDDFYTSKAHGFTDAVDYYSKSSSLQFLKNIQIPTLIINAKNDSFLSQECYPEKEAERNKNLFLEIPAYGGHVGFYEKNNIYYNETQSVKFVSEHV; encoded by the coding sequence ATGCCTGTAATTTCTTCAAACTATAATCCGCCTCATTTATTTAAAAACGGTCATTTTTCTACAATTTATTCAAGTTTAATGCGAAAAGTGAATGGTGTTTTACAAGAAAGGGAACGCATTACTTTACCTGACGGGGATTTTTTAGATCTGGACTGGTCTTTTTCCACAAAGACTACCAATAAACTTGTTATTGTTTTACACGGGCTAGAAGGGAATGCCCAAAGACCTTATATGGCAGGGACTGCAAAAGTGTTTAATAAAAATAATTTTGATGCTGTATGTATTAACTTCAGAAGTTGCAGTGGCGAAACAAATTCACTATATAAATCATACCACTCCGGTGCTACTGAAGATTTGGAAGCAGTGATTGAATACATCGTATCTGACAAGAAATATGACACTATTATTTTAACAGGGTTCAGTCTGGGTGGAAACGTAACTTTAAAATATTTGGGAGAAAGGGATACTGTTCCAAAACAAATAAAAGCAGCCATTGCTGTTTCTGTTCCCTGTTTTTTATATGGCTCCATGCTGGAACTGCACAAAACAAAAAATGTTTTATACGCCAAAAATTTTAAAAAGCATTTGTTGGAAAAACTTAAATGGAAACAAAAATATTTTCCTGAGCTGATAACAGATGAAGATTTAAAAAAAATTATAACCCTTAAAGATTTTGATGATTTTTACACCTCCAAAGCTCACGGGTTTACTGATGCTGTTGATTATTACAGTAAAAGCAGTTCGTTACAATTTTTAAAAAATATTCAAATTCCTACTCTTATTATTAACGCAAAAAACGATTCGTTTTTATCACAGGAATGTTATCCTGAAAAAGAAGCTGAAAGGAATAAAAATTTATTTCTTGAAATACCTGCATACGGAGGACATGTAGGTTTTTATGAAAAGAATAACATTTATTATAACGAAACTCAGTCTGTAAAATTTGTTAGCGA